A region from the Benincasa hispida cultivar B227 chromosome 12, ASM972705v1, whole genome shotgun sequence genome encodes:
- the LOC120067434 gene encoding acidic endochitinase-like, translating to MADQKSISAIFLSFFFLLLFKSSHGGDIAIYWGQNGDEGSLAETCDTSNYKIVNIAFLSSFGGGQMPAVNLAGHCDPSFYGGCTFLSPQISKCQEQGIKVLLSIGGEAGYYMLDSEDDAKQVAGYLWDSFLGGQSDSRPLGNAVLDGIDFNIQNGGNLYWDVLAKALKEYSDEIVLAASPQCSYPDDHLNSAIKTGLFDYVWVQFYNNPSCQYSDDDFKETLLSSWEQWLKIDANSIFLGLPASPSIGGYIPPKNFIAEVLPSVQTSSNFGGVMLWDRYYDLKNEYSESIKPSLDNNNNMMSKTL from the exons ATGGCAGACCAAAAATCCATCTCAGCCATTTTCTTATCCTTCTTCTTCCTGCTCTTGTTCAAATCCTCCCATGGAGGCGACATTGCAATCTATTGGGGCCAAAATGGCGACGAAGGCAGCCTTGCCGAAACTTGCGACACATCGAACTACAAAATCGTCAACATAGCATTTTTGTCCTCCTTCGGCGGCGGCCAAATGCCAGCAGTGAATCTAGCCGGTCATTGCGATCCAAGCTTTTACGGCGGTTGCACCTTTCTAAGCCCTCAAATAAGCAAGTGTCAAGAGCAAGGCATTAAGGTCCTTCTCTCTATTGGCGGCGAAGCCGGCTACTACATGCTTGACTCCGAGGACGATGCTAAACAAGTGGCTGGCTACCTCTGGGACAGCTTCCTCGGCGGCCAATCCGATTCCCGACCACTTGGCAACGCAGTTTTGGACGGCATTGATTTCAACATTCAAAATGGTGGAAACTTGTATTGGGATGTCCTTGCCAAAGCTCTAAAGGAATATAGCGACGAAATTGTTCTTGCAGCCTCTCCACAATGTTCATATCCTGATGACCACTTGAATTCTGCTATCAAAACCG GTCTATTTGATTACGTTTGGGTTCAATTCTACAACAATCCTTCGTGTCAATATTCCGATGATGACTTTAAAGAAACTCTATTGAGCTCATGGGAACAATGGTTAAAAATCGATGCTAATTCAATATTTTTAGGGCTGCCTGCATCTCCATCAATTGGTGGATACATTCCACCAAAAAATTTTATTGCTGAAGTGCTTCCAAGTGTTCAAACTTCTTCAAACTTTGGAGGAGTGATGCTATGGGATAGATATTATGACTTGAAAAATGAATATAGTGAGTCCATTAAACCTAGTTTggataataataacaatatgaTGTCCAAAACTCTTTAG
- the LOC120068375 gene encoding ubiquitin-conjugating enzyme E2 10, whose translation MASKRILKELKDLQRDPPTSCSAGPVAEDMFHWQATIMGPPDSPYAGGVFLVTIHFPPDYPFKPPKVAFRTKVFHPNINSNGSICLDILKEQWSPALTISKVLLSICSLLTDPNPDDPLVPEIAHMYKTDRNKYETTARSWTQKYAMG comes from the exons ATGGCGTCCAAGCGGATCTTGAAGGAACTCAAGGATCTGCAGAGGGATCCTCCTACGTCTTGCAGTGCTG GTCCTGTAGCTGAAGATATGTTTCACTGGCAAGCAACCATAATGGGACCTCCAGACAGTCCCTATGCTGGTGGTGTTTTCCTTGTCACCATTCACTTCCCTCCAGACTACCCATTTAAGCCTCCCAAG GTAGCATTCCGAACAAAGGTATTCCACCCAAATATAAACAGCAACGGAAGCATTTGCCTGGACATATTGAAAGAGCAGTGGAGCCCTGCCCTAACCATTTCTAAG GTGTTGCTCTCGATCTGTTCTTTGTTAACGGATCCTAATCCCGACGATCCGTTGGTGCCAGAGATTGCTCATATGTACAAGACAGACAGGAACAAGTACGAAACCACTGCAAGGAGCTGGACCCAGAAGTATGCCATGGGGTAA